A genomic stretch from uncultured Pseudodesulfovibrio sp. includes:
- a CDS encoding ABC transporter permease produces MDTFGLTLAAILVAGAPLVLATLGETLTEKAGIINLSLDGSILLSAMAAFVVSVTFDNPWIGLLAGMAVGAAIAGVLGVVGIYLGQSQFAVGFILTLLCRDLAYFLGHNYSRQPGPDLGLWSIPGIGNIPLIGPIFGSQSPVVYLGLVAIFVCWWWMYRTEGGMRLRAVGESPRAAFGRGIRVRLVRLYYCLAGGALVGMAGAAYSLAVKPGWGRPQGCEGAGWIALAIVIFGGWHPVRAALGAFFFAGLQVSGIYLQEVFPSIPAPVFQVAPFPMMILTLLAVNMGRMGWMQDIIRRHPFLKTFSKGWSIEAPAALGEDFNPKKGL; encoded by the coding sequence ATGGATACTTTCGGACTGACCCTCGCTGCAATCCTGGTTGCCGGCGCACCACTTGTTCTCGCGACACTCGGAGAAACGCTGACCGAAAAAGCAGGTATCATCAACCTGTCACTGGATGGCTCCATACTGCTGTCAGCAATGGCCGCCTTCGTGGTATCCGTTACATTCGACAACCCATGGATCGGTTTGCTGGCCGGCATGGCCGTGGGTGCCGCCATTGCGGGCGTCCTCGGGGTTGTTGGCATCTATCTCGGCCAATCTCAATTTGCCGTCGGGTTCATCCTGACATTGCTCTGCCGGGATCTGGCATACTTCCTCGGGCACAACTATTCCCGCCAGCCTGGACCGGACCTCGGCCTGTGGTCCATTCCCGGTATCGGCAACATCCCGTTGATAGGCCCGATCTTCGGTTCTCAATCCCCGGTGGTGTATCTCGGGCTGGTCGCTATTTTCGTTTGCTGGTGGTGGATGTATCGGACCGAAGGCGGCATGCGTCTTCGAGCTGTCGGCGAATCCCCGCGAGCAGCATTCGGACGCGGCATTCGTGTCCGTCTGGTAAGGTTGTATTATTGTCTCGCAGGTGGAGCACTCGTCGGCATGGCTGGCGCTGCATATTCTCTGGCTGTCAAACCCGGCTGGGGACGCCCCCAAGGATGTGAAGGCGCAGGCTGGATCGCCCTGGCTATTGTCATCTTCGGTGGTTGGCATCCGGTACGGGCTGCGCTCGGTGCCTTCTTCTTTGCGGGGCTGCAAGTCTCCGGCATCTATCTGCAGGAAGTTTTCCCATCTATCCCCGCACCCGTATTTCAGGTAGCTCCGTTCCCCATGATGATCCTCACACTCTTGGCAGTAAACATGGGCCGCATGGGATGGATGCAGGATATCATACGACGCCACCCGTTTCTCAAAACCTTTTCCAAAGGCTGGTCCATTGAAGCACCCGCCGCTCTGGGAGAAGATTTTAACCCCAAAAAAGGCCTGTAG
- a CDS encoding ABC transporter permease produces the protein MNRDSLLAQIGWLCVALGLALILTILVAWPAGAPPLETIYVLFKGGVGSMAKIGRVLAGWVPLTLCAVGLLVPFTARLWNIGVEGQVIMGAIFCTAALRPYDEGGALQIALAIGAAMLGGALWALLAGLLRVFGRVHEIFSGLGLNFVALGVTLWLIFGPWKRPGVASMSGTQPLDVSLWLPRLGKLSVSWVGLALAIGATLFVYILLYRTKWGLKMRAVGENPKAATLFSLGPRRRLLQAFMICGAFAGLAGATQVLGVYHRLLPAISSNYGYTALLVGMMASFRLPLVPFICLFFAILNVGSIQLPLQLGLDSSLSGVIQGVMVLSLFIVQGLRLWLRQRKETD, from the coding sequence ATGAACCGCGATTCACTCCTTGCTCAAATCGGCTGGCTCTGTGTCGCACTCGGCCTCGCCCTGATCCTGACCATCCTCGTGGCATGGCCTGCCGGAGCACCGCCCCTTGAGACTATTTATGTTCTCTTCAAGGGCGGCGTCGGCTCCATGGCCAAGATCGGCCGCGTGCTGGCCGGATGGGTACCACTCACCTTATGCGCTGTCGGACTTCTCGTACCATTCACAGCCCGACTCTGGAACATCGGCGTTGAAGGGCAGGTCATCATGGGAGCCATCTTCTGCACTGCCGCCCTGCGTCCCTACGACGAGGGCGGAGCGCTTCAGATTGCCCTTGCCATCGGCGCGGCCATGCTCGGCGGCGCACTCTGGGCGCTTCTGGCAGGTCTGTTGCGAGTCTTTGGCCGTGTGCATGAAATTTTTTCAGGACTCGGGCTGAACTTCGTGGCACTGGGCGTCACACTCTGGCTTATCTTCGGACCATGGAAACGCCCCGGCGTGGCGTCCATGTCCGGCACCCAGCCGCTGGATGTTTCACTGTGGCTGCCCAGACTCGGCAAACTCTCTGTCAGTTGGGTCGGATTGGCTCTGGCTATCGGAGCCACACTTTTTGTCTACATCCTTCTCTATCGCACCAAATGGGGACTGAAGATGCGCGCCGTGGGTGAAAACCCCAAGGCTGCGACCCTGTTCTCACTGGGACCGCGCCGCCGACTGCTTCAGGCATTCATGATCTGCGGCGCATTCGCGGGATTGGCCGGAGCCACACAGGTGCTCGGCGTATATCATCGTCTACTCCCGGCCATATCTTCCAACTACGGATACACTGCATTGCTGGTCGGCATGATGGCGTCATTCCGGCTGCCGTTGGTTCCGTTCATCTGCCTGTTTTTCGCCATCCTGAATGTCGGCTCCATCCAGCTCCCGCTCCAGTTGGGACTTGATTCCTCCCTGTCAGGAGTCATCCAGGGCGTCATGGTCCTCTCCCTATTCATCGTTCAGGGTCTCAGGCTCTGGCTCAGGCAACGGAAGGAGACCGATTAA
- a CDS encoding cache domain-containing protein — translation MKIRNKMFLAYACAFFLVFSVVGIVIYTLVTKIIQESIEGELSRTTEMIQNMIHTTADVSIKNYMRAVAEKNFEEAEQLYRQVRRGRITEEEAKRRARESFLSQTIGTTGRIYCLDSNGIMVLNHKYSLLDVDLSNLPFVKEQIRRKNGYIEYDWKEPFEKDVRPKAVFMRYFEPWDWIISVSSYRNEFAELVNVEDLNKRMFAMGLGKSGYPFVLDYDGNMLLHPSLEGKHYDEFADSKLTAIARRIVEEKKGHFEYLWKNPGETEFKEKVVYFMDIPEMGWVVASSSYYEDFHAPLNTIKLIFIGSLLLSLLLMVPVSMGIGSLITRPLSELQADLVRAADGDLSVRMRKYSSDELGIMAEYFNSFMETLEEYSRSRESEIAVRKDTEQKLIAMDKAKTLFLAAASHELRTPLTSILGFLKLMEKRFQNQFRPHLVGLKDGEVQTETFARNLSIVRIEAERLGRLVNDLLDMSKIEAGKMEWRDQPFSVSEIIDRAANSISVRANNSSKLDFVVIKPEEDVCVTVDSDRLHQVLINLLDNAFKYTESGSVSLTAAVAGKVCEFSVRDTGRGIPEEDREKIFDIFYQVQDVNKRSSQVFGTGLGLAICRRIVEHYDGELMAQPAINGGSCFTFSVLLSESENVDH, via the coding sequence ATGAAGATTCGAAATAAAATGTTCTTGGCATACGCCTGTGCCTTTTTCCTGGTTTTCAGCGTTGTCGGGATTGTCATTTATACCTTGGTGACGAAGATCATTCAGGAGTCCATCGAGGGTGAGCTAAGCCGGACGACTGAGATGATTCAGAATATGATTCATACAACGGCCGATGTATCGATCAAGAATTATATGCGTGCCGTGGCCGAAAAGAATTTCGAAGAGGCTGAACAACTGTATCGACAGGTGCGTCGCGGGCGAATAACCGAGGAAGAGGCCAAACGGCGAGCCAGGGAGAGTTTTCTGAGCCAGACCATCGGGACAACTGGTCGGATCTACTGTCTGGACAGTAACGGCATCATGGTTCTTAATCATAAATACAGTCTTCTCGATGTGGACCTGTCAAACCTGCCATTTGTGAAGGAACAAATTCGGAGGAAAAACGGGTACATTGAGTACGACTGGAAGGAGCCATTTGAAAAGGATGTCAGGCCAAAAGCTGTGTTCATGCGCTATTTTGAACCGTGGGATTGGATCATTTCAGTTTCAAGTTATCGTAACGAGTTTGCCGAACTGGTAAATGTCGAAGATTTGAATAAACGTATGTTTGCTATGGGGCTTGGCAAATCAGGATACCCTTTCGTTCTTGATTATGATGGAAATATGTTGCTCCATCCATCCCTTGAAGGGAAACACTATGATGAATTTGCCGACTCCAAGTTAACGGCCATTGCCCGGCGGATAGTGGAGGAAAAAAAAGGTCATTTTGAATATCTCTGGAAGAATCCGGGTGAAACTGAATTCAAAGAGAAGGTGGTCTATTTCATGGATATTCCGGAAATGGGCTGGGTCGTAGCCTCGTCGAGTTATTATGAGGATTTTCATGCGCCGCTCAATACGATCAAGTTAATCTTCATTGGATCGTTGTTGCTGTCGCTCTTGCTCATGGTGCCTGTTTCCATGGGTATCGGTTCACTGATTACTCGACCCTTGAGCGAATTGCAGGCTGATTTGGTCCGGGCGGCAGACGGTGATCTCTCTGTTCGCATGCGAAAGTATTCCAGTGACGAGCTTGGTATTATGGCTGAGTATTTCAACTCCTTTATGGAAACGTTGGAGGAGTACAGTCGTTCGCGAGAAAGTGAAATTGCCGTACGCAAGGACACAGAACAGAAACTCATTGCCATGGACAAGGCGAAGACGCTGTTTCTGGCTGCAGCTTCTCATGAATTGAGAACTCCACTGACATCCATCCTCGGTTTTCTCAAGTTGATGGAAAAGCGATTTCAAAATCAGTTTAGACCGCATCTTGTAGGCTTGAAAGACGGTGAAGTGCAGACAGAAACGTTTGCCAGGAATCTTTCTATTGTCCGCATTGAAGCCGAGCGTCTTGGGAGACTCGTTAACGATTTACTCGACATGAGCAAAATTGAAGCCGGGAAGATGGAGTGGCGAGATCAGCCTTTTTCGGTGTCCGAAATTATTGATCGTGCGGCTAATTCGATTTCCGTCAGGGCAAATAACAGTTCGAAACTGGATTTTGTTGTTATAAAACCCGAGGAAGATGTGTGTGTAACCGTGGACAGTGACCGACTTCATCAGGTCCTTATCAACCTTCTGGATAACGCTTTCAAATACACTGAGTCCGGGAGTGTCAGTCTAACCGCTGCCGTGGCCGGTAAGGTCTGTGAATTTTCTGTGCGCGATACAGGGCGGGGGATCCCCGAAGAAGATCGGGAAAAGATCTTTGATATATTTTATCAGGTGCAGGATGTGAACAAACGGTCCAGTCAGGTCTTTGGTACAGGGCTTGGACTGGCTATCTGTCGTCGGATAGTAGAGCACTATGACGGGGAATTGATGGCGCAGCCTGCCATCAATGGTGGGAGTTGCTTTACCTTTTCGGTGCTTCTTTCAGAGAGTGAGAACGTGGACCACTAG
- a CDS encoding acyl-CoA dehydratase activase — translation MIVGIDIGSRSIEMIALIDGEVAHARRVPTTFDPISQCSKLLDGVRPASLVGTGYGRNLIQRLGLDCDLSAITEIKAHALGAIHAFPEARTVLDIGGQDTKAMSVAKGRVIKFEMNDRCAAGTGKFLEYTAGVFQIPVEDFGIYALKGRKPPEISSICTVFAETEATSLMARGERAEDIAMGLHKAIVKRTVNMLNRVKLTFPLVFSGGVANNPCVLKLLADEIHGEIGKEILVPTTPDMVGAMGAALHCMTITNQ, via the coding sequence ATGATTGTTGGTATCGATATAGGGTCGCGATCCATCGAAATGATCGCCTTGATTGACGGAGAAGTGGCACACGCCAGACGTGTCCCCACAACCTTCGACCCCATATCACAATGTTCGAAACTGTTGGATGGGGTGCGTCCCGCCTCCTTGGTCGGGACCGGTTATGGACGCAACCTCATCCAACGGCTCGGGCTGGATTGCGATCTTTCAGCCATAACCGAGATCAAGGCACACGCCCTTGGAGCCATACACGCCTTTCCTGAAGCCCGAACAGTGCTTGATATCGGAGGACAGGACACGAAGGCCATGTCGGTTGCCAAGGGAAGGGTCATCAAATTTGAAATGAATGACCGCTGTGCCGCCGGGACCGGAAAATTCCTTGAATATACTGCTGGAGTTTTCCAAATCCCGGTGGAGGATTTCGGAATATATGCTCTCAAGGGCCGAAAACCACCTGAGATCAGTTCAATCTGCACTGTTTTTGCCGAGACTGAGGCGACGTCGCTCATGGCACGCGGTGAACGGGCTGAAGATATCGCCATGGGACTCCACAAGGCTATAGTCAAGCGAACAGTCAACATGCTGAACAGGGTGAAGCTGACGTTCCCTCTGGTTTTCAGTGGTGGCGTCGCCAACAATCCATGCGTACTCAAGCTTCTCGCAGACGAAATTCACGGGGAAATCGGCAAGGAGATTCTCGTCCCAACGACCCCGGACATGGTTGGGGCCATGGGGGCAGCCCTTCATTGCATGACAATAACAAACCAATAA
- the glnH gene encoding glutamine ABC transporter substrate-binding protein GlnH has product MKRITTLFIALAIALSMITTAFAGNLTVATDTNFPPFEFKDPKTGEHTGFDVELWAAIAKEIGVQYDLQPMAFKGIVPGLQSAQLDAGIAGMSITDKRKEVIDFSDGYYDSGLLLLVKADETTIKDIKTLDGKVIATKQGTTSVEFLKENATPKEVKLFPNDNAMFMELLTGGVDAVMFDKPVVESFVSKRGKGEVKIVGDLYAGQPYGIGFPKGSELVGKVNAALKTLKANGEYNALYKKWFGVEPR; this is encoded by the coding sequence ATGAAACGGATTACGACTCTCTTTATTGCTCTGGCGATTGCCCTGTCCATGATCACCACCGCCTTTGCTGGCAACCTCACGGTGGCCACCGACACCAACTTCCCCCCGTTTGAATTCAAAGATCCCAAAACCGGCGAGCATACCGGCTTCGATGTAGAGCTTTGGGCGGCTATCGCCAAGGAAATCGGCGTACAGTACGATCTGCAGCCCATGGCCTTCAAAGGTATTGTTCCCGGCCTGCAATCCGCACAGCTGGACGCTGGCATTGCCGGCATGTCCATCACCGACAAGCGCAAGGAAGTCATCGATTTTTCCGATGGTTACTATGATTCCGGCCTGCTGCTTCTCGTTAAGGCAGACGAAACCACCATCAAGGACATCAAGACACTCGACGGCAAAGTCATTGCCACCAAGCAGGGAACCACCAGCGTTGAATTCCTCAAGGAAAATGCCACTCCCAAAGAAGTGAAACTGTTCCCCAATGACAACGCCATGTTCATGGAATTGCTGACCGGCGGCGTTGACGCAGTCATGTTCGACAAGCCTGTTGTCGAATCTTTTGTATCCAAGCGCGGCAAGGGTGAAGTCAAAATCGTTGGTGATCTGTACGCAGGTCAGCCTTATGGTATCGGCTTCCCCAAGGGTTCCGAACTGGTCGGCAAGGTTAACGCTGCCCTGAAAACCCTCAAGGCCAACGGCGAATACAACGCACTCTACAAGAAGTGGTTCGGCGTTGAGCCCCGTTAG
- a CDS encoding amino acid ABC transporter ATP-binding protein — translation MIQIKNLHKSFGDLKVLKGVDLNVKAGQVVVIIGPSGSGKSTVLRCINKLEEPTSGTIIVDGFDIMDPATDINTVRTEATMVFQQFNLFPHMSVLDNVTLGPIKVRGMSKPDAMSLGMKLLSKVGLADKAGNYPEQLSGGQKQRVAIARSLALQPKAILFDEPTSALDPELVGEVLEVMKQLAREGMTMIVVTHEMGFAREVADRVIFIDEGKVQVDTDPETFFAHSDNPRLKDFLGKVVSHI, via the coding sequence ATGATACAAATAAAGAATCTTCACAAAAGCTTTGGCGATCTCAAGGTCCTCAAAGGCGTGGATCTGAACGTAAAAGCAGGACAGGTCGTGGTCATCATCGGCCCTTCCGGTTCAGGGAAATCCACGGTGCTCCGGTGTATCAATAAATTGGAAGAACCGACTTCAGGTACCATCATTGTAGACGGGTTTGATATCATGGATCCTGCCACCGATATCAACACGGTCCGCACTGAAGCCACTATGGTGTTCCAGCAGTTTAACCTGTTCCCTCACATGTCCGTACTCGATAACGTCACGCTTGGACCGATCAAGGTTCGCGGCATGTCCAAACCCGACGCCATGTCACTTGGTATGAAACTGCTGAGCAAAGTGGGGCTGGCTGACAAAGCCGGCAACTACCCGGAGCAGCTGTCCGGTGGACAAAAGCAGCGTGTCGCCATCGCCCGATCCCTGGCCCTTCAACCCAAGGCGATCCTGTTCGACGAACCGACATCCGCGCTTGACCCGGAACTGGTCGGCGAGGTGCTTGAGGTTATGAAACAATTGGCCAGAGAAGGCATGACCATGATCGTGGTGACACACGAGATGGGGTTTGCGCGAGAAGTGGCTGATCGTGTTATTTTTATTGATGAAGGCAAGGTTCAGGTTGATACGGACCCAGAGACCTTTTTCGCACATTCTGACAACCCCCGCCTCAAGGATTTTCTGGGGAAGGTCGTGTCACACATTTAG
- a CDS encoding amino acid ABC transporter permease: protein MAFEFEPSVMIESLPLLMGGAKMTVVLTVGGLFFGFILGVLAGMMKLSQNIFVRKLAGVYVETIRGTPMLVQAMFLYFGVPMALGIRIPAIVAGIIIIAVNSGAYIAEIVRGAVQSINTGQGEAGRSIGLTRFQTMRYVIWPQAFRRMIPPLGNQFIISLKDTSLLMIIGVGELLRTGDEIVAVNFRSFEVYLTCGLVYLVMTMSIAKALRIVEKRLESVGK, encoded by the coding sequence ATGGCTTTTGAATTTGAACCGTCCGTGATGATCGAATCCCTGCCCCTGCTCATGGGGGGCGCGAAGATGACCGTTGTCCTGACCGTGGGCGGCCTGTTTTTCGGATTCATACTCGGCGTCCTTGCCGGGATGATGAAACTTTCCCAGAATATTTTCGTCCGCAAACTGGCTGGCGTCTACGTCGAGACCATACGCGGCACTCCCATGCTTGTGCAGGCAATGTTTCTCTATTTCGGAGTACCCATGGCATTGGGCATCCGTATTCCGGCCATTGTGGCGGGCATTATCATTATAGCCGTCAACTCCGGCGCATACATTGCCGAGATCGTGCGAGGCGCGGTCCAATCCATCAATACCGGCCAGGGTGAAGCAGGTCGTTCCATCGGCCTGACCCGATTCCAGACCATGCGCTACGTGATCTGGCCCCAAGCGTTCCGCCGCATGATCCCGCCTCTCGGCAACCAGTTCATCATCAGCCTCAAGGACACGTCCCTGCTCATGATCATCGGCGTTGGCGAACTGCTCCGAACCGGCGATGAGATTGTCGCCGTCAACTTTCGCTCCTTTGAGGTCTATCTCACCTGCGGGCTGGTCTATCTTGTCATGACAATGAGCATTGCCAAGGCACTCAGGATAGTGGAAAAACGCCTTGAATCCGTGGGCAAATAG
- the torT gene encoding TMAO reductase system periplasmic protein TorT, with protein sequence MVNFLKRFNTMKGLVVVFAGILLGTFASVPSVAGEEDMPWSPVQVKSYYGTYDPSLKESGRASPSLDRPKLEKWFPPAKADAPYVIGVCFPHFKDYYWTAVSYGILEEAKKFGVSIRLVEAGGYGELKRQHLQFLRFIKEHVDGIILGAVSYAGNEQCIAMAREAGMPVVAVGNDVYSSKISAKALVSFYEMGHFAGEYVAEHAEKAGLDTVSVAFFPGPKDSGWAPETLMGFKDALDYYPGRVDVLDVRWGDTTPIEQRRLIEDSLKTVGPANYLVGNAVAAEVAPEVLQQAVEGSATTVIGTYLTQNLYDQILYGKAAGAPSDLMAFQGRMAVDMMIRLLNGEKAGVDFPFRSGPFIPMVTMDNIESSHFEGLFGPRDYTPDFSSVKAW encoded by the coding sequence ATGGTGAATTTTCTCAAACGATTCAATACGATGAAAGGCTTGGTTGTTGTCTTTGCAGGTATCCTTTTGGGGACATTCGCAAGTGTGCCTTCTGTGGCAGGTGAAGAAGATATGCCATGGAGCCCGGTGCAGGTAAAAAGTTATTATGGCACGTATGACCCCTCGCTCAAGGAGTCCGGGCGCGCTTCGCCAAGTCTCGATCGTCCAAAGCTCGAAAAGTGGTTTCCCCCAGCCAAAGCCGATGCCCCGTATGTTATCGGAGTCTGTTTTCCTCATTTCAAGGATTATTATTGGACTGCCGTGAGTTACGGCATACTCGAGGAGGCCAAAAAGTTTGGCGTATCCATAAGGCTGGTGGAAGCTGGTGGCTATGGAGAGTTGAAGAGGCAGCACTTACAATTTCTTCGTTTTATAAAAGAACATGTCGATGGAATTATTCTGGGGGCTGTTAGTTATGCAGGGAACGAACAATGTATAGCCATGGCCCGAGAGGCGGGCATGCCTGTTGTTGCGGTTGGCAATGATGTATATTCATCGAAAATTTCAGCCAAGGCGCTGGTTTCATTTTATGAAATGGGACATTTTGCTGGCGAATATGTGGCTGAACATGCTGAAAAAGCCGGGTTGGATACAGTGTCTGTCGCCTTTTTCCCCGGACCAAAGGACTCTGGTTGGGCACCAGAAACCCTGATGGGATTCAAGGATGCGCTGGATTATTACCCAGGGAGGGTGGATGTTCTGGATGTGCGATGGGGAGACACAACTCCGATTGAGCAACGCCGTTTAATTGAAGACAGCCTCAAAACGGTCGGCCCTGCGAACTATCTGGTTGGCAATGCCGTGGCCGCCGAAGTGGCCCCGGAGGTTCTTCAGCAGGCTGTCGAGGGCTCCGCTACGACGGTTATCGGGACATATCTGACCCAGAATCTCTATGACCAGATTTTATATGGGAAGGCAGCCGGAGCGCCTTCAGACCTGATGGCGTTTCAGGGCCGCATGGCGGTGGACATGATGATCCGTCTGCTCAACGGAGAGAAAGCCGGTGTCGATTTTCCATTCCGCTCGGGCCCATTCATCCCAATGGTTACTATGGACAATATCGAAAGTTCTCATTTTGAAGGATTGTTCGGCCCGCGCGACTACACCCCTGATTTTTCGTCAGTAAAAGCGTGGTGA
- a CDS encoding response regulator, whose protein sequence is MGKPDQPTVLIVDDNRLNIDLLVDILEDDYQLLVALNGATALELIQESLPDIILLDIMMPEMDGYEVCKRLKSDTRTAKIPVIFITAKSQTEDEANGLGLGAVDYITKPVNPAIVQARIKTHLALYNQNRELEDKVRQRTKELEQSKEKADEASKAKSAFLANISHELRTPLNHIMGLSSLLLEMDENPEHQELLGPINDGAVHLTSLFDQLLDLTMLESDAVDITFKTFDILKTLAQQATFFSSYAQKKNIEFTFSAHENLPVYVYGAPLETVQALNNVLLNAFRYTEKGRVSLDVRIDPEKYAGTSSDRIMLRFTVSDTGIGIPTDRLESIFKSFEIGERVMTKRLSGSGIGLTISKYLVEKMGGTISVTSTEGKGSIFSISLPFSIKDSLPAAEDS, encoded by the coding sequence ATGGGAAAACCTGACCAACCAACAGTCCTGATTGTAGATGACAACAGACTGAACATAGATCTTCTGGTCGATATTCTTGAAGACGATTACCAATTGCTCGTGGCCCTCAATGGAGCCACAGCACTTGAACTCATTCAGGAATCCCTGCCAGATATCATCCTGCTGGACATCATGATGCCGGAAATGGATGGCTATGAAGTGTGCAAGAGGCTCAAAAGCGATACACGCACGGCTAAAATCCCTGTCATCTTCATCACCGCCAAGTCACAGACAGAAGACGAAGCCAACGGGTTGGGCCTTGGGGCCGTGGACTATATCACTAAGCCGGTAAATCCTGCCATTGTCCAAGCTAGAATCAAAACGCATCTCGCTCTCTATAACCAGAACCGGGAGCTTGAAGACAAAGTGCGCCAACGCACCAAAGAGCTGGAACAGAGCAAGGAAAAGGCTGATGAGGCAAGCAAGGCTAAATCCGCATTCCTGGCAAATATAAGCCACGAGTTGAGAACACCACTTAATCACATCATGGGATTGTCCAGTCTTCTGCTTGAAATGGATGAGAACCCCGAACACCAAGAGCTATTGGGCCCCATTAACGACGGTGCGGTTCATCTGACAAGCCTCTTTGACCAGCTCCTGGATCTGACCATGCTTGAATCAGATGCAGTCGACATCACCTTCAAGACATTCGACATCTTGAAGACTCTTGCACAGCAAGCCACTTTTTTTTCTTCGTATGCACAAAAAAAGAACATAGAATTCACATTCTCAGCCCACGAAAATCTTCCCGTCTACGTTTACGGTGCTCCTCTGGAAACTGTGCAGGCACTCAACAACGTTCTCCTCAATGCTTTTCGATACACTGAAAAGGGACGTGTTTCTCTGGATGTTCGCATCGACCCGGAAAAGTATGCAGGGACGTCCTCAGACAGGATCATGCTCAGATTCACAGTTTCTGACACGGGTATCGGTATCCCGACAGACAGGCTGGAAAGCATATTCAAATCCTTTGAAATCGGCGAACGCGTCATGACCAAACGACTGAGCGGTTCCGGGATAGGTCTGACCATCTCGAAATACCTCGTAGAAAAAATGGGGGGGACAATTTCGGTAACAAGCACCGAGGGAAAAGGAAGCATATTCTCCATCTCCCTTCCTTTTAGTATAAAGGACAGTTTGCCCGCCGCTGAAGACAGCTAG
- a CDS encoding double-cubane-cluster-containing anaerobic reductase, with protein sequence MTDTSHREMWEKLNLDLDAHDALLEVLGKFYGDIYMSQENRLQGAEYLDFVLSEVHGLRIKELEEAKAAGRKVIGTFCVFVPEEITLAADAIHVGLCAGADAGTALAEELVPRNTCALIKSFIGFKMAKLCPYIESSDMIVGETTCDGKKKAYEAFNKIAPTYVMEVPQTKTEAARTLWKSEILRYLTEVEKLTGQTITPEKLKQGITIANAKRRALQRLTALRAAAPAPISGRDALLVNQISFYDDPIRFTAKINELCDELEIRIAAGKGIAPANAPRLMLSGCPMAVPNWKLPFVVESSGAVIVGEESCIGTRNSRDLVDESGDTLDTMIDAIVDRYMKIDCACFTPNEERLDNVKALADLVKADGVIHYSLLFCQPYSHEALKVDKTLQDHGIPMLSIETDYSMEDVEQLKTRVEAFVETLG encoded by the coding sequence ATGACAGATACTTCACATCGGGAAATGTGGGAAAAGCTCAACCTTGACCTGGATGCACACGATGCGCTTCTTGAGGTTCTGGGCAAGTTTTATGGAGACATATATATGTCTCAAGAAAACCGTCTCCAGGGGGCGGAGTACCTCGATTTTGTTCTATCCGAGGTGCACGGCCTGCGTATCAAGGAGTTGGAAGAAGCCAAGGCTGCCGGACGCAAGGTCATAGGCACCTTCTGCGTCTTTGTTCCCGAAGAGATCACACTTGCTGCGGACGCTATTCATGTAGGCTTGTGTGCCGGGGCTGATGCCGGTACAGCTCTGGCTGAAGAGTTGGTACCCCGCAACACCTGTGCACTCATCAAATCATTCATCGGTTTCAAGATGGCAAAACTCTGCCCCTATATCGAATCAAGCGACATGATTGTGGGCGAAACGACTTGTGACGGCAAAAAGAAAGCGTACGAAGCATTCAACAAAATAGCCCCGACATACGTCATGGAAGTACCACAGACCAAGACAGAGGCCGCACGCACACTGTGGAAATCAGAAATTCTGCGATATTTGACCGAGGTGGAAAAACTTACTGGTCAAACCATCACTCCCGAAAAATTGAAGCAGGGTATTACCATCGCCAATGCCAAGCGGCGCGCACTCCAACGACTGACAGCCCTGCGCGCTGCGGCCCCTGCGCCCATCTCCGGACGGGATGCCCTGCTCGTCAACCAGATCAGTTTCTATGACGATCCGATCCGGTTCACCGCAAAAATCAACGAACTCTGTGACGAACTTGAAATCCGCATTGCGGCAGGAAAGGGAATCGCACCGGCCAATGCGCCGAGACTCATGCTTTCCGGCTGCCCGATGGCTGTTCCCAACTGGAAACTTCCCTTTGTAGTGGAAAGCTCCGGCGCAGTTATCGTTGGAGAAGAGTCCTGTATCGGCACCCGCAACTCCCGTGACCTTGTGGATGAATCAGGTGACACGCTCGATACAATGATCGACGCCATTGTTGATCGCTACATGAAAATTGACTGTGCCTGCTTCACTCCCAACGAGGAGCGGCTCGACAACGTCAAGGCATTGGCCGACTTGGTCAAAGCTGACGGCGTCATCCATTACAGCCTGTTATTTTGCCAACCATACTCTCATGAAGCTCTAAAAGTGGACAAGACACTTCAGGACCATGGAATCCCCATGCTTTCCATCGAGACGGACTATTCCATGGAAGACGTGGAACAACTCAAGACCCGTGTGGAAGCCTTTGTGGAGACGCTGGGATGA